A genome region from Lytechinus pictus isolate F3 Inbred chromosome 16, Lp3.0, whole genome shotgun sequence includes the following:
- the LOC135157009 gene encoding trichohyalin-like, translating into MAPTGRGSLWEDVETLCLLNIWREKNIQEQMDGTVRNKTVFRKICQLMKERGFERAEDQIKRKIKQLRASFRKTEDNNNRSGRGRITCKFYSELQEIFGGRPETAPVAILASQPEEEDQSESLDSVDSDSLPREEEEDGAEEDRSITDDELEENDVEAPTELVGNFPPEDLEGPSTSSANGRKATGEKRKKSKLQESFGLIAKEIKTLEEDSTNAFNAREDRFMQRQMEWERELLMKAQRTEEKKLEEKERRRREEREHREQEKERDRQHQLQMLQALMAGMRQSSTSMWQQQGNNSQSGPERSPNSWPYNHDYTPL; encoded by the exons atgGCACCAACAGGGAGAGGGAGTCTGTGGGAAGATGTGGAGACGCTGTGCCTCCTGAATATTTGGCGGGAGAAAAACATTCAAGAACAGATGGATGGCACAGTAAGGAACAAAACGGTATTTCGTAAGATATGCCAATTGATGAAAGAAAGGGGGTTCGAAAGGGCAGAGGACCAAATCAAGCGGAAAATTAAACAACTAAGAGCGTCCTTCCGAAAGACGGAGGACAATAACAATCGATCAGGCAGGGggagaattacatgtaaattctaTAGCGAACTGCAGGAGATCTTTGGGGGCAGACCAGAGACTGCACCAGTTGCCATTCTGGCGTCGCAACCAGAGGAGGAGGATCAATCTGAGTCGCTAGACTCGGTGGACTCTGATTCACTGCcgagagaggaggaggaggatggagCCGAAGAAGATAGAAGTATAACGGATGATGAACTGGAGGAAAATGATGTGGAAGCACCAACAGAATTGG TTGGCAATTTTCCACCGGAGGATCTAGAGGGACCTTCAACATCATCTGCTAATGGACGTAAGGCAACTG GGGAAAAGCGGAAGAAATCAAAGCTGCAGGAGTCCTTCGGACTGATAGCCAAGGAGATAAAGACACTGGAGGAGGACAGTACAAATGCCTTCAATGCTAGGGAGGATCGGTTCATGCAGCGCCAAATGGAGTGGGAGCGTGAGCTCCTAATGAAGGCACAGcgtactgaagaaaaaaaactagaggagaaggagaggaggagaagagaagagagggaGCATAGAGAGCAAGAAAAAGAACGTGATAGACAGCATCAACTCCAAATGCTTCAGGCCTTAATGGCTGGTATGCGGCAGTCGTCAACTTCAATGTGGCAGCAACAGGGAAACAACTCCCAGTCCGGTCCAGAGCGGTCTCCAAATTCCTGGCCCTACAATCACGATTACACTCCACTGTAA
- the LOC129279547 gene encoding LHFPL tetraspan subfamily member 6 protein-like: MVTDRQTKLICLEIEKVEISLEPGTYIKRSATSLASSHRCGTIGAGSHAGLASRDRIGTNQTTMTISFGLTAVGILWSIVSIIATMASSIGLFMPYWMRGHMFNGTLPVHFGVFRRCNYPTAPNNYVFDCGHYTTFGDIPTLTWKICTIVIGLACISSMFVGLTSLLACCMRDLVTRKVGKVCGVIQFIAGFTEERENALSKGY; the protein is encoded by the exons ATGGTTACAGACAGGCAAACCAAACTCATATGTCTTGAGAttgagaaagtggagat ATCACTAGAACCAGGAACATACATCAAACGTTCAGCCACTAGTCTTGCTTCCAGCCATCGCTGTGGAACCATTGGGGCAGGCAGCCACGCCGGCCTTGCGAGCCGAGACCGCATCGGGACCAACCAGACCACCATGACCATATCCTTTGGTCTCACAGCCGTTGGCATTCTCTGGTCTATCGTCTCAATCATAGCAACGATGGCCTCCTCTATCGGCCTCTTTATGCCTTACTGGATGCGTGGCCATATGTTCAATGGAACTCTTCCCGTCCATTTCGGTGTCTTCCGTCGGTGTAACTACCCGACAGCGCCCAACAACTACGTCTTTGACTGTGGACATTATACAACCTTTGGGGACATACCCACGTTGACGTGGAAGATTTGTACCATAGTAATTGGACTTGCTTGTATTTCATCTATGTTTGTTGGACTAACGTCATTGTTAGCGTGCTGTATGAGAGACTTGGTCACGCGGAAAGTTGGAAAAGTTTGTGGAGTTATTCAATTCATTGCAG GATTTACCGAAGAGAGGGAAAATGCGTTATCTAAAGGATATTGA